Proteins encoded by one window of Salmonirosea aquatica:
- a CDS encoding sugar phosphate isomerase/epimerase family protein produces MKHSTRKEFLQDLSLLAAASLIPGLSFAETDLVKKSKMKLGLVTYLWAKDWDVPTIIENCTKTGINGVELRVEHAHKVMPDISAARRMEVKKMFADSPVQIVGMGTNEQYDSPNPAKLKANMDRTKEFIKLSADIGGTGVKVKPNQFHKDVPHEKTLEQIGRSLSELGQYAADFGQKIRLEVHGNGTQELPNIKTIMDNCPSRNAAVCWNCNPEDLIGQGLEYNFNLVKDRFGDTVHVRELDSSDYPYQKLMNLFKDINYKGWILLECRTDPKDKVAALMDQKKIFEGMVKG; encoded by the coding sequence CTTTCTTTCGCCGAAACTGATCTAGTGAAAAAATCAAAAATGAAGCTGGGCCTGGTCACCTACCTTTGGGCTAAGGATTGGGATGTACCTACCATTATCGAGAACTGCACCAAAACGGGCATCAATGGGGTGGAATTACGCGTGGAACATGCTCACAAAGTGATGCCTGATATTTCAGCAGCCCGCCGCATGGAGGTTAAGAAAATGTTTGCCGATAGCCCCGTTCAAATTGTGGGCATGGGTACCAACGAGCAGTACGATTCGCCCAATCCGGCCAAGCTGAAAGCGAACATGGATCGTACCAAGGAATTCATCAAACTCAGCGCCGACATCGGCGGCACGGGTGTGAAGGTGAAGCCCAACCAGTTTCATAAAGATGTACCCCACGAAAAAACCCTGGAACAAATCGGCCGTTCGCTGAGCGAGCTAGGCCAGTACGCCGCCGACTTTGGCCAGAAAATCCGCCTGGAAGTCCACGGCAATGGTACCCAGGAACTACCTAACATCAAGACGATCATGGACAATTGTCCCAGTCGTAACGCCGCTGTCTGCTGGAACTGTAATCCCGAAGACCTCATCGGGCAAGGGCTCGAATACAACTTCAACCTCGTGAAAGACCGTTTTGGCGATACGGTTCACGTGCGCGAATTGGATTCTTCCGACTACCCCTACCAGAAATTGATGAATCTATTCAAGGATATTAATTACAAAGGCTGGATCCTGCTCGAATGTCGCACCGATCCCAAGGACAAAGTAGCGGCGTTGATGGATCAGAAAAAGATTTTTGAGGGAATGGTGAAGGGGTAG
- the mutS gene encoding DNA mismatch repair protein MutS has translation MPLAKSAKRETPLNKQYNQIKAKYPGALLLFRVGDFYETFGEDAIRASKILGIVLTRRNNGGAHEELAGFPHHSLDTYLPKLVRAGERVAICDQLENPAEAKGIVKRGVTELVTPGVSYNDNVLDVRRNNYLAAVHFGKDDQLGLSLLDISTGEFLAAQGNAGYVDKMLQSFSPAEVLFCKKNKKEFVELFGDKFHTFTLEDWCFGDDFAFEKLTTHFRTTTLKGYGVELLPLGVVSAGVIIHYLLETEHKEIGHVSRITRLEEDKYVWLDRFTIRNLELVFPQQEGGVPLIQILDHTVTPMGARLLRKWVVLPLKEKTPIQERLDTVELLLQQEDLHEQLLNHLKQIGDLERLISKVAVRRISPRELGQLKKSLLQIAPIKELLGSRAIVPAHAVEETDIKSKKSSSVLRKYADQLNPCSFLLEKIEAELREDAPILSTQGGMIKSGVDAELDELHEIAFKGKDYLLKVQQREITNTGISSLKVAFNKVFGYYLEVSNAHKNKVPSNWIRKQTLVNAERYITPELKEYEEKILNAEDRIFAIESRIFNDLMTAATEYVAAIQQNARIVSVLDALGSFATVARKNNYVKPVITEGKELDIKDGRHAVIEQQLPLGESYVPNDLFLDDETQQIIIITGPNMAGKSALLRQTALIVLMAQMGSFVPASAATIGLVDKVFTRVGASDNLSRGESTFMVEMTETASILNNLSDRSLVLMDEIGRGTSTYDGVSIAWAIAEYLHTHPNFKAKTLFATHYHELNQLAEDFPRIRNFNVAVKEVDNKIIFLRKLKPGGSAHSFGIHVAQIAGMPQLIVLRASEIMQHLEKDHLTEKRDQKVKEMPKNNFQLSIFEPNDPRTEELKEKLSLIDVNTLSPIEALLKLNELKRLVE, from the coding sequence ATTCCTTTGGCAAAGTCGGCAAAACGAGAAACTCCCCTTAACAAACAATACAACCAAATCAAGGCCAAGTACCCCGGCGCACTGCTGCTGTTCCGGGTCGGTGATTTTTACGAAACATTTGGCGAGGACGCCATCCGGGCGTCCAAGATACTGGGCATTGTCCTTACCCGCCGCAACAACGGCGGGGCGCATGAAGAACTGGCGGGTTTTCCGCATCATTCGCTGGATACCTACCTACCCAAGCTGGTACGGGCGGGTGAGCGCGTAGCCATCTGCGATCAGCTCGAAAACCCTGCCGAGGCCAAGGGCATCGTTAAGCGTGGCGTGACCGAACTGGTAACACCCGGCGTGTCGTACAACGATAACGTACTGGATGTGCGGCGCAATAATTACCTGGCGGCGGTGCATTTTGGCAAAGACGATCAACTGGGTCTTTCGCTGTTGGATATTTCAACGGGCGAGTTTCTGGCCGCACAGGGCAACGCGGGCTACGTCGACAAGATGTTGCAAAGCTTTTCGCCTGCAGAGGTACTTTTTTGCAAGAAAAACAAGAAAGAATTCGTCGAGCTTTTCGGCGACAAGTTCCACACCTTCACGCTGGAAGACTGGTGCTTTGGTGATGACTTTGCCTTCGAAAAACTCACTACGCACTTCCGTACTACTACCCTGAAAGGCTACGGCGTGGAACTGCTACCGCTGGGCGTCGTGTCAGCGGGCGTCATCATTCACTACCTGCTCGAAACCGAACATAAAGAAATTGGCCACGTGAGCCGCATCACGCGCCTGGAAGAGGATAAGTACGTCTGGCTCGATCGGTTTACGATTCGCAACCTCGAACTGGTTTTTCCGCAGCAGGAGGGAGGGGTACCTTTGATCCAAATCCTCGACCATACCGTGACTCCGATGGGCGCGCGGCTGCTCCGTAAATGGGTGGTACTGCCTTTGAAAGAAAAAACACCCATCCAGGAGCGGCTCGATACCGTGGAACTGTTGCTGCAACAGGAGGATTTGCACGAGCAGCTGCTGAACCACCTCAAACAGATCGGCGACCTCGAGCGACTGATTTCCAAGGTAGCCGTGCGGCGCATCAGTCCGCGTGAATTGGGGCAATTGAAGAAATCATTGCTGCAAATCGCGCCCATCAAAGAACTCCTGGGCAGCCGGGCAATTGTGCCAGCCCACGCAGTTGAAGAAACGGATATAAAATCTAAAAAATCGTCAAGTGTCCTTCGTAAGTACGCCGATCAGTTGAACCCCTGCTCGTTTCTTTTGGAAAAAATTGAAGCCGAGCTGCGGGAAGATGCGCCCATTCTGAGTACCCAGGGTGGGATGATCAAAAGCGGCGTGGATGCCGAACTCGACGAGCTGCATGAGATCGCATTCAAGGGAAAGGATTATTTGCTCAAAGTACAGCAGCGGGAAATTACCAATACGGGCATAAGTTCGTTGAAAGTGGCCTTCAATAAGGTGTTTGGCTATTACCTGGAGGTGAGCAATGCCCATAAGAACAAGGTACCCTCTAACTGGATTCGCAAGCAAACCCTCGTCAACGCCGAGCGCTACATCACGCCCGAGCTGAAAGAGTACGAAGAGAAAATTCTGAACGCCGAAGACCGGATTTTTGCCATCGAGTCGCGGATCTTCAATGACCTCATGACGGCCGCGACCGAGTACGTAGCGGCCATTCAGCAGAACGCCCGCATTGTATCGGTACTGGACGCGCTGGGTTCGTTTGCCACGGTGGCACGGAAAAATAATTACGTAAAACCCGTCATTACCGAAGGCAAGGAACTGGATATTAAAGACGGTCGCCACGCCGTGATCGAGCAGCAACTGCCACTTGGCGAGAGCTACGTACCCAACGACCTTTTCCTGGACGACGAAACCCAGCAGATCATTATCATCACTGGACCCAACATGGCGGGCAAGTCGGCACTGCTGCGGCAAACGGCTCTGATCGTACTGATGGCCCAGATGGGTAGCTTTGTACCGGCTAGTGCGGCTACTATTGGACTGGTGGATAAGGTATTTACGCGCGTGGGTGCCAGCGATAACCTGAGCCGGGGCGAGAGTACCTTCATGGTCGAGATGACCGAAACGGCCAGTATACTCAACAACCTCAGCGACCGCAGTCTGGTACTGATGGACGAAATCGGACGGGGTACCAGTACCTATGACGGCGTATCCATTGCCTGGGCCATCGCCGAGTACCTGCACACGCATCCGAACTTCAAGGCTAAAACGCTCTTTGCCACCCACTATCACGAACTGAACCAGCTGGCCGAGGATTTTCCCCGCATCAGGAATTTCAACGTGGCGGTGAAGGAGGTCGATAACAAGATCATTTTCCTGCGCAAACTCAAACCCGGCGGTAGTGCCCACAGCTTCGGCATCCACGTAGCTCAGATCGCCGGCATGCCGCAGTTGATCGTCCTCCGCGCCAGCGAGATTATGCAGCATCTGGAAAAAGACCACCTCACTGAGAAACGCGACCAGAAGGTAAAGGAAATGCCCAAGAACAATTTTCAGCTGAGCATCTTCGAACCGAACGACCCGCGCACGGAGGAGTTGAAGGAAAAGCTCTCGCTGATTGACGTCAATACGCTCTCACCCATTGAGGCGCTGTTGAAGCTGAATGAGTTGAAACGGCTGGTGGAGTAA
- a CDS encoding S41 family peptidase yields the protein MKIFYTFVFPLTFLFSQTLHAQGTRLLRQPTISAKSIVFVYADDLWLVDREGGDARRLTTNIGSESNPHFSPDGQTLAFSAEYGGNTDVYVMSLSGGEPRRLTWHPGEDAVQGWTPDGKSVLFRSGREGYPTALTKFWTVSATEGTFPQALVVPQAHAGQLSPDGTQVAYQSIAFWDSEWRNYRGGQAQPIWIMNLKDHSVKMTPQPDRERHTDPVWYKNTIYFLSERDYANNVWSFDPATNALKQITFHRDFDVKSLDAGPDRIVYEQGGYLHLLDPATGKARQLDIRVQGDFNYAMPRWEDVKASELANVSLSPTGQRMLFEYRGDIFTAPKENGTWRNITQTSGAADRSPIWSPDGQQIAWFSDRSGEYQLMVTDQAGMTPPKAIDLPNPTFFFRPDWSPDGKYIAYTDTDYNLWYVNLASGKAKKVDTERYAHPNRSMNPKWSPDSKWIAYARLLDNHLKVIKAHNIDTDETLQLTDGMSDAIAPVWDESGKYLYFLASTDFGLNTAWLDMTSYEHPITRGLYAIVLAKGVPSPMLPKSDEEKLKPEEKEDGKAGSTVGAKKDDKKKKDEPAPKKIKIDKEDIDQRIVSLGVPLKNYVELLPGPEGTVFYIEDAQGEPTQKLHKFTFEDQKSKEFLSGMQEAVVSHDRKQLLYNTKGTWSIVPTAGEKAKAGEGKVNLASIKMKIEPQPEYEQIFREGWRYQRDFLYVNNTHGAPWDSVYNWYQPWVQHVRHRTDLNYIVDILGGEVAVGHSFTSGGDLPKVDNVPIGLLGADVVADGNRYRITKIFTGENWNPGLKSPLSGPGIDVREGDYILEVNGRPVTTAENFFSYFEGLADRQIKVRVNQKADTSGSRLATVVPIANETQLRLRGWVEGNRRKVSELSEGKLAYVWLPNTGGGGYEYFNRYYFAQQDKKGAIIDERNNGGGSAADYIVDVLGRKLQGYFNSNAGDHKPFTTPIAGLWGPKVMIINERAGSGGDLMPYLFRQAKVGPLVGTRTWGGLVGTWDTPRFIDGGRMVAPRGGFYDLNGNWAVEGEGIAPDIEVMQNPADVIAGRDPQLIKAVEEAMRLLKTEEVVLKPEPPAPNKYRRPEGQK from the coding sequence ATGAAAATATTCTACACATTTGTCTTTCCACTTACTTTCCTTTTCTCCCAAACCCTACACGCCCAGGGTACCCGTCTTCTTCGCCAACCCACAATTAGCGCGAAATCCATCGTCTTCGTGTACGCCGACGACCTGTGGCTCGTGGACCGTGAGGGCGGCGACGCCCGTCGCCTGACTACCAACATTGGGTCCGAATCTAATCCGCATTTTTCGCCCGACGGACAGACACTTGCTTTTTCGGCGGAGTACGGCGGCAATACCGATGTGTACGTAATGAGCCTCAGCGGCGGCGAACCCCGCCGCTTGACCTGGCATCCTGGCGAGGACGCCGTGCAGGGCTGGACACCGGATGGTAAGTCGGTCTTGTTCCGTTCGGGGCGCGAGGGGTACCCTACGGCTTTGACCAAGTTCTGGACCGTGAGCGCCACCGAGGGTACTTTTCCGCAGGCCTTGGTTGTGCCGCAGGCCCACGCCGGGCAACTCTCGCCCGATGGCACACAGGTCGCTTATCAAAGCATCGCCTTCTGGGATTCTGAGTGGCGCAACTACCGGGGCGGACAGGCGCAGCCGATCTGGATTATGAATCTGAAAGATCATTCGGTTAAAATGACGCCGCAGCCCGACCGCGAGCGGCATACCGATCCGGTTTGGTACAAAAATACGATCTACTTCCTGTCCGAACGCGACTACGCCAATAACGTCTGGTCGTTTGATCCGGCCACGAATGCGCTGAAACAGATTACCTTTCACCGCGATTTTGACGTGAAAAGTCTGGATGCCGGGCCCGATCGCATCGTGTACGAGCAGGGAGGGTACCTGCATCTGCTTGATCCGGCTACAGGCAAGGCCCGGCAGTTGGACATCAGGGTACAGGGAGATTTCAATTATGCTATGCCGCGCTGGGAGGACGTAAAGGCTTCTGAACTCGCGAACGTTTCGCTGTCTCCCACGGGTCAGCGGATGCTGTTCGAGTACCGGGGCGATATTTTTACGGCTCCCAAAGAAAACGGTACCTGGCGCAATATTACCCAAACTTCAGGGGCAGCAGATCGCTCCCCGATCTGGTCACCGGACGGACAGCAAATTGCCTGGTTTTCGGATCGTAGCGGGGAATACCAACTCATGGTGACAGATCAGGCTGGTATGACACCGCCCAAAGCCATTGATCTACCCAACCCTACCTTCTTTTTCCGGCCCGACTGGTCGCCCGATGGCAAGTACATCGCCTACACGGATACCGACTACAACCTCTGGTACGTCAATCTGGCGAGCGGCAAAGCCAAAAAAGTCGACACCGAACGCTATGCCCACCCCAATCGCTCGATGAACCCGAAATGGTCGCCCGATAGTAAATGGATTGCCTACGCCCGGCTGCTGGACAACCATTTGAAAGTCATCAAGGCCCACAACATCGACACGGACGAAACCCTGCAGCTCACCGATGGCATGTCGGACGCCATTGCCCCTGTCTGGGATGAGAGCGGTAAGTACCTCTACTTTCTGGCCAGTACTGATTTTGGCCTGAACACCGCCTGGCTGGACATGACTTCTTACGAACACCCCATTACGCGTGGGCTGTACGCCATCGTGCTGGCCAAGGGGGTACCTTCGCCCATGCTGCCCAAAAGTGATGAGGAAAAGTTGAAACCGGAAGAAAAAGAGGATGGGAAGGCGGGGTCGACCGTTGGGGCCAAAAAAGACGATAAGAAGAAAAAGGATGAGCCTGCGCCCAAAAAAATCAAGATAGATAAGGAGGATATTGACCAGCGCATCGTGTCATTGGGCGTACCCCTGAAAAACTACGTCGAACTCCTGCCCGGACCCGAAGGTACGGTCTTTTATATCGAAGACGCCCAGGGTGAGCCTACACAAAAACTGCATAAATTCACCTTTGAGGACCAGAAAAGCAAGGAATTCCTGTCCGGGATGCAGGAAGCCGTCGTGTCGCACGATCGTAAACAGCTGCTCTACAATACCAAGGGTACCTGGAGTATCGTGCCCACCGCGGGCGAAAAGGCAAAAGCGGGCGAGGGGAAAGTGAATTTGGCTTCCATCAAAATGAAAATAGAGCCGCAGCCCGAATACGAGCAGATTTTCCGCGAAGGCTGGCGCTACCAGCGCGATTTCCTGTATGTGAACAATACCCACGGTGCGCCCTGGGACTCCGTGTACAATTGGTACCAGCCCTGGGTGCAGCACGTCCGCCACCGCACCGACCTCAACTACATCGTGGATATTCTGGGTGGCGAAGTGGCGGTGGGCCACTCGTTTACCTCCGGGGGTGATTTGCCCAAAGTGGATAATGTACCCATTGGTTTGCTCGGAGCTGACGTCGTGGCAGATGGAAACCGCTACCGCATCACTAAGATATTCACAGGTGAAAACTGGAATCCCGGTCTGAAGTCGCCCTTGTCGGGGCCGGGCATCGATGTTCGTGAAGGGGATTACATTCTGGAAGTGAACGGGAGGCCTGTTACTACGGCCGAAAACTTTTTCAGCTACTTCGAAGGATTGGCCGATCGGCAGATAAAGGTACGCGTGAACCAAAAGGCCGACACCAGCGGCTCACGCCTGGCGACGGTGGTACCCATTGCGAACGAAACGCAACTGCGGCTGCGCGGCTGGGTGGAAGGCAACCGTCGCAAGGTCAGCGAGCTGTCGGAGGGCAAACTGGCCTATGTGTGGCTACCCAACACGGGTGGCGGCGGTTACGAGTATTTCAATCGCTACTATTTTGCGCAGCAGGATAAAAAAGGGGCAATCATCGACGAGCGCAACAATGGCGGTGGCTCGGCGGCGGATTACATCGTGGATGTGCTGGGCCGCAAGTTGCAGGGGTACTTCAACAGTAACGCCGGCGACCACAAGCCTTTTACTACGCCCATTGCGGGCCTTTGGGGACCGAAAGTCATGATTATCAACGAGCGGGCGGGTTCGGGCGGTGACCTGATGCCCTACCTTTTCCGGCAGGCGAAGGTAGGCCCGCTGGTAGGTACCCGTACCTGGGGCGGTCTGGTAGGTACCTGGGATACGCCGCGGTTTATTGATGGCGGTCGCATGGTAGCCCCGCGCGGCGGTTTCTACGACCTGAACGGCAACTGGGCCGTGGAAGGCGAAGGCATCGCACCCGACATCGAAGTGATGCAGAATCCGGCCGATGTCATCGCGGGCCGCGATCCCCAACTCATCAAAGCCGTGGAGGAAGCCATGCGGCTCCTCAAAACCGAGGAGGTTGTATTGAAGCCTGAACCACCGGCCCCGAATAAGTACCGGCGACCGGAGGGGCAGAAGTGA
- a CDS encoding endonuclease NucS domain-containing protein has product MATEIKTWQIVDGKLTHVSSSLTENGRKEKDDLEQWIKSNPEILGNEIAIIGQQVYTKSGPLDFLGIDRSGNLVIIELKRDKLAREVLAQAIDYASDVATYEPNYLNEICEKFTNQKLGDYLTEKFPDTNFEEVAVNQTQRLLLVGFAIEEPLHRMIEWLSEKYSLAINAIILHYTKTKSGDELLSRTVIIPESVEREKVNNKKYVIEMSNEPGNYEESELKIQLKKYLLKNLYSSMRIRAYFLPVLLKNETVTRDKMRKEFVKMKAAADESQAGSFLSLISGQLGHQWKDYLRQVIHYEYPNNEWEKDNFSIRPEYKTLVQEVLDEISINK; this is encoded by the coding sequence ATGGCTACTGAAATTAAAACTTGGCAAATAGTTGATGGTAAGCTTACTCATGTCTCTTCTTCGTTGACAGAAAATGGAAGAAAAGAAAAGGACGATCTTGAACAATGGATAAAAAGTAATCCTGAGATATTGGGAAATGAAATTGCAATTATTGGACAACAAGTATACACCAAATCTGGTCCGCTTGATTTTTTGGGTATTGATCGCTCAGGGAACTTAGTCATTATTGAGCTTAAACGAGATAAGCTTGCCAGAGAAGTTTTAGCCCAAGCCATAGACTACGCTTCTGACGTTGCTACCTATGAACCAAACTACCTAAATGAAATTTGCGAAAAATTTACAAATCAAAAACTCGGTGACTACTTGACTGAAAAGTTTCCAGATACAAATTTTGAGGAAGTAGCTGTAAACCAAACTCAACGCTTACTTTTAGTAGGTTTTGCAATCGAAGAGCCCCTTCATAGGATGATTGAATGGTTGTCAGAGAAATATAGTTTGGCTATAAATGCGATTATCCTCCATTATACAAAAACAAAAAGTGGGGATGAGTTACTTTCCAGAACTGTAATAATTCCTGAATCGGTAGAAAGGGAGAAAGTAAATAATAAAAAATATGTGATTGAAATGTCAAATGAACCAGGTAATTATGAAGAGTCTGAATTAAAAATACAATTAAAAAAATATTTATTGAAGAATTTGTACTCTTCAATGCGTATTCGTGCCTATTTCCTTCCGGTACTTCTAAAAAATGAAACAGTAACAAGAGATAAAATGAGGAAAGAGTTTGTCAAGATGAAGGCAGCTGCGGATGAAAGCCAAGCAGGTTCTTTTCTTTCTCTTATTTCAGGGCAATTAGGACATCAGTGGAAAGATTATCTTAGGCAAGTGATTCATTATGAATATCCAAATAACGAATGGGAAAAAGATAATTTTAGTATTCGTCCTGAATATAAAACTCTTGTTCAAGAAGTGTTGGATGAGATTTCAATAAACAAATAA
- a CDS encoding carboxypeptidase-like regulatory domain-containing protein, translating into MKRSNYLLKINNPCAESWDKMRPTDSGRFCANCAKNVVDFTHLSDDKVLAIIKNSSGNQCGRLEKSQINRYLVNKSDPSNKSRFYKFFVGVLLLTAVNQSLARNGMKREINVELTKHRISDFELIHETISKQHSTDSLKNVIRGRVVDSLEHLPIPGVTILLEGTRLGTATNEDGEFDLIIPPKFLKEKNALIVSFIGYKTNRLTVNSDDFLNKKSIFLTEDGQLLNEIVYVGDYSVHHKKWWQFWKKKY; encoded by the coding sequence ATGAAGCGATCCAACTACTTACTCAAAATCAACAACCCCTGTGCTGAAAGCTGGGACAAGATGCGCCCTACGGATTCGGGCCGTTTCTGTGCCAACTGTGCCAAGAATGTCGTCGACTTTACTCACCTTTCGGACGATAAGGTGTTGGCAATTATCAAGAATTCCAGCGGTAATCAGTGCGGACGCTTGGAAAAAAGCCAGATAAACCGGTATCTGGTAAATAAATCAGATCCGTCAAATAAATCCAGATTCTACAAGTTCTTTGTTGGGGTACTGTTGTTAACAGCAGTAAATCAGTCCTTGGCCAGAAATGGAATGAAGCGTGAGATAAATGTGGAGCTGACTAAACATCGTATCTCTGATTTTGAGCTTATTCATGAAACTATATCAAAACAGCATTCAACCGATAGCTTGAAAAACGTAATCAGGGGAAGGGTGGTCGATTCATTAGAACATCTTCCAATACCTGGCGTAACCATACTTTTGGAAGGTACAAGGCTAGGAACCGCCACAAACGAAGATGGAGAATTTGACCTGATCATTCCTCCCAAATTTCTGAAAGAAAAAAACGCATTAATTGTTTCATTCATAGGCTATAAAACCAATAGGCTAACAGTAAATTCTGACGATTTCCTGAATAAAAAAAGCATCTTTCTTACCGAAGATGGCCAGCTTCTAAACGAAATTGTGTATGTAGGAGACTATTCGGTTCATCATAAAAAATGGTGGCAGTTTTGGAAAAAGAAATATTAA
- the parS gene encoding type II RES/Xre toxin-antitoxin system antitoxin → MAISKNKAISVGSKGTKASYKPDSSKSIYNTSKGLTGTKVNRSAIYDGPRLKLPHGHGFSTKISPLHLINCSRQGLDGSEADRIASLLRVSDKEMARLLNQSVATFHRRSKSGRLDAATSERLLMLERLAGHGGAVFQDAGKFTRWLRRPLRLLGDHEPLDLMDSPTGILLVEDMLGRIEHGVFS, encoded by the coding sequence ATGGCTATATCGAAAAACAAGGCAATCTCTGTTGGCTCTAAAGGTACCAAGGCCTCCTATAAACCCGACTCTTCAAAATCAATTTACAATACCAGTAAAGGACTGACAGGAACCAAAGTCAACCGTTCTGCCATTTATGATGGCCCAAGGTTGAAGTTGCCACATGGTCATGGGTTTTCTACTAAAATATCTCCCTTACACCTCATCAACTGTTCGAGACAAGGACTTGACGGCAGCGAAGCTGACCGCATAGCCAGCCTATTGCGTGTGAGCGATAAGGAAATGGCACGATTGCTCAACCAATCGGTGGCTACGTTTCACCGGCGGTCCAAATCCGGTCGCCTCGACGCTGCTACTTCGGAGCGCTTGCTGATGCTGGAACGCCTGGCGGGTCACGGCGGGGCGGTTTTTCAGGATGCTGGCAAATTCACCCGCTGGCTTCGCCGCCCTCTTCGTCTGTTGGGCGACCATGAACCTCTGGACTTGATGGATAGCCCGACAGGTATCCTGCTGGTGGAGGATATGCTGGGGCGCATCGAACATGGGGTGTTTAGCTGA
- a CDS encoding RES family NAD+ phosphorylase has translation MAINLYRIQTDSHRDTILEGIGAQLWGGRWNDKGRPMVYTATTPELCFLEYMVHLEGTPLFDLPPLILCEIVVPDGSITFLDADALPDGWNDPHITPPGLADFAEAQFRQYGTLGLGIPSVVVPLSPSRNVLLDPLHALRKSCQVNSIVPYPVDPRLPGASGNL, from the coding sequence ATGGCCATCAATCTGTATCGCATTCAGACGGACAGCCACCGCGATACGATTTTAGAAGGAATTGGCGCACAGCTTTGGGGAGGACGCTGGAATGACAAAGGCCGACCGATGGTGTACACCGCTACTACGCCCGAGCTGTGCTTTCTGGAATACATGGTGCATCTGGAAGGTACCCCTCTTTTCGATCTGCCGCCGCTGATTTTGTGCGAAATAGTGGTACCTGACGGCTCGATTACCTTTCTGGATGCTGATGCGCTGCCCGATGGCTGGAACGATCCGCACATTACTCCACCGGGACTGGCGGATTTCGCCGAAGCGCAATTCCGACAGTATGGTACTCTGGGTCTGGGCATCCCCTCAGTGGTGGTTCCACTTTCTCCCTCCCGCAACGTGTTACTCGACCCGCTTCATGCGTTACGAAAAAGCTGCCAGGTAAATTCAATTGTTCCGTATCCGGTTGATCCCCGTTTGCCCGGTGCGTCGGGAAATTTGTGA